One genomic window of Luteitalea pratensis includes the following:
- a CDS encoding threonine/serine exporter family protein, which yields MLTYSRSGPGRPDRHADAAIRPGGRVFRCRSNSRGAGRVATYRTVVRCSQSTVEEWPAAHASEDAAQAAPATMTSESGSIEPPHDVARPSEAALRFLQLNARLLVEYNVRSKHLERAIGQVARHVGVSVQTVVGYREVTLALADGRGFHARAPELRINVAVSAGVLSVSDELCLDHIGLDEATRRLETLERLPPRHDRWVVVALFGLAASAIAWLLGADSGAVVASGVSSSVGLLARQVLARRPVILFAQPFAAGLIGAAIGGLAIRLAWTATPGFCLIVPALMLVPGPYLINSVYDMLDNHIPTGIYRLVLAMGILIATALGVVLGGWPTLGPATMLTLPSEAVSIGLPLDMALAGVAACGFGAFYNAPWRVLWVSIVCGMVGHGLRYVGLEPLGMSMSTLFGCLAIGLVANTAAIGMHLPFSALAFAGAVPMMPGVFIYQSMAGAMRLSAAGTAADPSLAATTLALSFKAVFVVGVMAIGLLVGGSLADLASRRDRMSRG from the coding sequence ATGCTGACTTACTCAAGAAGTGGTCCAGGCCGGCCTGATCGCCACGCGGACGCGGCGATCCGACCTGGCGGCCGGGTCTTCCGATGCAGGTCGAACAGCCGCGGTGCGGGAAGGGTGGCAACGTATCGGACAGTGGTACGCTGCTCGCAGAGCACGGTCGAAGAGTGGCCGGCGGCCCATGCGTCTGAGGACGCTGCGCAGGCTGCGCCCGCGACGATGACCTCCGAATCGGGCTCCATCGAGCCGCCACACGACGTTGCCAGACCAAGTGAGGCAGCGCTGCGCTTTCTTCAATTGAATGCGCGCCTCCTGGTCGAATACAACGTCCGCTCGAAACATCTCGAGCGCGCTATCGGTCAGGTGGCACGGCACGTGGGCGTCAGCGTGCAGACGGTCGTCGGCTACCGAGAGGTCACGCTTGCGTTGGCCGATGGACGTGGTTTCCACGCGCGGGCGCCGGAGCTTCGAATCAACGTCGCCGTCAGTGCGGGCGTACTGAGTGTCAGCGACGAGCTGTGCCTTGATCACATCGGGCTCGACGAAGCCACGCGGCGTCTGGAGACCCTGGAACGCCTGCCTCCGCGGCACGACCGCTGGGTGGTGGTCGCTCTCTTCGGCCTGGCGGCATCAGCAATCGCCTGGCTACTGGGCGCGGACTCTGGCGCGGTCGTCGCGAGCGGAGTCTCGTCCTCCGTCGGGCTGCTCGCGCGGCAGGTGCTTGCGAGGCGGCCTGTCATTCTCTTCGCACAACCCTTCGCGGCGGGGCTGATTGGCGCGGCGATTGGCGGGCTGGCGATCCGTCTGGCCTGGACGGCTACACCGGGCTTCTGCCTGATCGTGCCGGCATTGATGCTCGTGCCCGGCCCGTACCTCATAAACAGCGTGTACGACATGCTGGACAACCACATACCGACGGGCATCTACCGGCTGGTGCTCGCGATGGGCATCCTCATCGCCACCGCGCTCGGCGTCGTCCTCGGTGGCTGGCCCACGCTCGGTCCTGCCACCATGTTGACGTTGCCGTCAGAGGCGGTGTCGATCGGGTTGCCGCTGGATATGGCGCTGGCCGGCGTGGCCGCGTGCGGCTTCGGCGCGTTCTACAACGCGCCGTGGCGGGTCCTCTGGGTGTCCATAGTCTGCGGCATGGTCGGGCATGGTCTCCGCTACGTCGGGCTCGAACCCCTGGGGATGTCGATGTCGACGTTGTTCGGATGCCTGGCGATCGGCCTCGTCGCCAACACCGCCGCCATTGGCATGCACCTGCCGTTTTCAGCGCTCGCGTTCGCTGGTGCTGTACCGATGATGCCAGGGGTCTTCATCTACCAGAGCATGGCGGGCGCGATGCGCCTGTCAGCGGCCGGCACGGCCGCCGATCCATCGCTCGCCGCTACAACCCTGGCACTCTCCTTCAAGGCGGTGTTCGTGGTCGGGGTCATGGCGATCGGACTCCTCGTCGGCGGCAGTCTCGCCGATCTGGCTTCGCGTCGTGACCGCATGTCGCGAGGCTGA
- a CDS encoding AAA family ATPase, translating into MITEDQTPVIEFLTRPSTHGGATVERIDTHASIVFLAGARAYKLKRAVRFDYLDFSTPERRHALCQAEVRLNRRTAPTLYRGVVAVTRQQDGRYELGGAGTPVDWLVEMHRFPQEALFDRLAAAGTLGVTLMSPLGAAIADFHKSAEHRPDHGGKAGMSWVVDGNAAGFAEFGAACLERSAAHRVTAHASSELDRLGPLLDQRRESGFVRQCHGDLHLRNIVLLDATPTLFDGVEFNEEISCTDVLYDLAFLLMDLWRRRLPRHANIVWNRYLAEAADIDGVALMPLFLSCRAAVRAKTSATAAQLQDDAQRRGELEALAREYLAMADLVLHPPTPCLVAVGGFSGSGKSTLALGLAPSIGAVPGAIVLRSDETRKRLCGVPLLQHLGPEGYSASVSERVYATVTEHAAQILRAGHSVIVDAVSFRPADRDAIEHVAAAASVPFMGFWLEAPEPMLMHRTAQRHGDASDADGSVVRTQRAHDTGDLRWCRIDASVPAASVLSVVMNRVRERRHDALNLD; encoded by the coding sequence ATGATCACCGAAGACCAGACACCCGTTATCGAATTTCTGACAAGGCCATCCACGCACGGCGGAGCGACGGTCGAGCGCATCGACACGCACGCCTCCATCGTGTTTCTCGCGGGTGCGCGAGCGTACAAGCTGAAGCGGGCCGTGCGCTTCGACTATCTCGACTTCTCCACGCCCGAGCGCCGCCACGCGCTGTGCCAGGCGGAAGTTCGCCTCAATCGACGGACGGCGCCGACGCTCTATCGTGGCGTCGTCGCCGTCACTCGCCAGCAAGACGGGCGCTATGAGCTGGGTGGTGCAGGCACGCCAGTTGACTGGCTCGTGGAAATGCATCGGTTTCCGCAAGAGGCCCTGTTCGATCGACTGGCAGCGGCCGGTACCCTTGGCGTGACGCTCATGTCGCCCTTGGGGGCGGCCATCGCTGACTTTCACAAATCCGCCGAGCATCGCCCGGATCACGGCGGCAAGGCGGGCATGTCCTGGGTCGTTGATGGCAATGCCGCAGGGTTTGCCGAATTCGGGGCCGCGTGTCTGGAGCGGTCAGCAGCACATCGGGTGACCGCCCACGCGTCCAGCGAACTCGACCGTCTCGGGCCCCTGCTGGATCAGCGCCGGGAGTCAGGTTTCGTTCGGCAGTGTCACGGCGATCTCCATTTGCGCAACATCGTGCTGTTGGACGCAACACCAACCCTGTTTGACGGCGTCGAGTTCAACGAGGAGATCTCCTGCACCGACGTCTTGTACGATCTCGCGTTTCTGCTGATGGATCTCTGGCGGCGACGACTGCCGCGTCATGCCAACATCGTGTGGAACCGCTACCTGGCCGAAGCCGCAGACATCGATGGCGTGGCTCTCATGCCGCTGTTCTTGTCCTGCCGGGCGGCCGTTCGCGCCAAGACCAGCGCGACGGCGGCACAGCTTCAAGACGACGCGCAGCGCCGCGGTGAGCTCGAGGCACTCGCGCGCGAATATCTCGCCATGGCCGACCTGGTGCTGCATCCACCCACGCCCTGTCTCGTCGCCGTTGGAGGTTTCTCGGGCTCGGGCAAGTCGACACTCGCGCTGGGCCTCGCTCCGTCGATCGGCGCCGTCCCCGGCGCGATCGTGTTGCGCAGCGACGAGACGCGGAAGCGTCTCTGCGGTGTTCCCCTCCTCCAGCACCTCGGACCGGAAGGATACTCGGCGAGCGTGTCCGAGCGTGTGTACGCCACGGTGACCGAACATGCCGCACAGATCCTCCGCGCGGGCCACAGCGTCATCGTCGACGCGGTCTCTTTCCGCCCGGCCGATCGGGACGCGATCGAGCACGTGGCGGCGGCCGCCTCGGTGCCGTTCATGGGGTTCTGGCTGGAGGCGCCAGAGCCGATGCTGATGCACAGGACGGCGCAGCGCCATGGCGATGCATCCGATGCCGATGGCAGCGTCGTTCGCACCCAGCGCGCTCATGACACCGGTGACCTGCGTTGGTGTCGTATTGATGCTTCCGTGCCGGCGGCATCCGTGTTGTCCGTTGTGATGAACCGCGTCCGGGAGCGACGGCACGATGCCTTGAACCTCGATTGA